From one Pseudomonas sp. B21-048 genomic stretch:
- a CDS encoding enoyl-CoA hydratase/isomerase family protein, producing the protein MTAQVSSAQTQPMDATQNEVLAEVRNHIGHLTLNRPAGLNAITLDMVRSLHLQLDAWAQDPQVHAVVLRGAGEKAFCAGGDIRSLYDSFKSGDSLHEDFFVEEYALDLAIHHYRKPVLALMDGFVLGGGMGLVQGADLRVVTERSRLAMPEVAIGYFPDVGGSYFLPRIPGELGIYLGVSGVQIRAADALYCGLADWYLESASLGTLDEQLDHLEWHDAPLKDLQGMLAKLAVQQLPGAPLAALRPAIDHFFALPDVPSMVEQMREVTVADSHEWAKTTADLLESRSPLAMGVTLEMLRRGRRLSLEQCFSLELHLDRQWFERGDLIEGVRALLIDKDKKPRWNPPTLQALGAEHVASFFTGFDPSWS; encoded by the coding sequence ATGACTGCTCAGGTTTCATCCGCGCAAACACAGCCCATGGATGCCACGCAAAATGAAGTGTTGGCCGAGGTTCGCAATCACATTGGTCACCTGACCCTCAATCGCCCCGCCGGCCTCAACGCCATTACCCTGGACATGGTTCGCAGCCTGCACCTGCAGCTCGATGCCTGGGCGCAGGATCCGCAGGTGCATGCGGTGGTGTTGCGCGGCGCCGGTGAGAAAGCGTTCTGTGCCGGCGGCGATATTCGCTCGCTGTACGACAGTTTCAAAAGTGGCGACTCCCTGCACGAAGACTTCTTCGTCGAAGAGTACGCACTCGACCTCGCCATTCATCACTATCGCAAACCGGTCCTGGCCTTGATGGATGGCTTCGTGCTGGGCGGTGGCATGGGGCTGGTGCAAGGCGCCGATTTGCGAGTGGTCACCGAACGCAGCCGCCTGGCGATGCCGGAAGTGGCCATCGGTTATTTCCCGGACGTTGGCGGCAGCTACTTCCTGCCACGCATTCCCGGTGAGCTGGGCATCTATCTCGGTGTCAGCGGCGTGCAGATTCGCGCCGCCGATGCGCTCTATTGCGGCCTGGCCGACTGGTATCTGGAAAGCGCCAGCCTGGGCACGCTGGACGAGCAGCTCGATCACCTCGAATGGCACGACGCGCCGCTCAAGGACCTGCAAGGCATGCTGGCGAAACTCGCCGTGCAGCAACTGCCGGGAGCGCCCTTGGCGGCATTGCGGCCGGCCATCGATCACTTCTTCGCCCTGCCCGACGTGCCGAGTATGGTGGAGCAAATGCGCGAAGTGACGGTCGCCGACAGTCACGAATGGGCGAAAACCACGGCGGATCTGCTGGAAAGCCGTTCACCACTGGCCATGGGTGTGACCCTGGAAATGCTGCGGCGCGGTCGACGCTTGAGCCTGGAGCAGTGCTTTAGCCTCGAACTGCACCTGGATCGCCAGTGGTTCGAACGCGGCGACCTGATCGAAGGCGTGCGCGCCTTGCTGATCGACAAAGACAAGAAGCCGCGCTGGAACCCGCCGACCCTGCAGGCGCTGGGCGCCGAGCACGTGGCGAGTTTTTTCACCGGGTTCGACCCAAGCTGGAGCTGA
- a CDS encoding HPP family protein translates to MFARWLPAAINTRPSEWSRAAIGMALGTMFSVWLCSQVFGMEVALHLIGPLGASAVLLFAVSSGALAQPWSILGGYLSAGVISLLVAHVLGRTLGSACLAAGMALILMCWLRCLHPPAGALALLMVVADPATIAMEWKALGPVMLSASTLLLSALAYNNLTRIRYPKRASEPAPLMMPVPDIQAITAADLKLALADMEAFYDVTPEDLEQLIHASELHAKRRSIREVFSNKG, encoded by the coding sequence ATGTTCGCTCGCTGGTTACCTGCCGCCATCAATACCCGTCCTTCAGAATGGAGCCGCGCCGCTATCGGCATGGCTTTGGGCACAATGTTCAGCGTCTGGCTATGCAGTCAGGTATTCGGCATGGAAGTGGCGCTGCACCTGATCGGCCCGCTGGGTGCATCCGCCGTATTGCTGTTTGCTGTGTCCTCAGGCGCCCTCGCCCAGCCGTGGTCGATTCTTGGCGGTTACTTGAGCGCCGGGGTGATTTCGCTGCTGGTCGCTCACGTACTCGGACGAACCTTGGGCAGCGCCTGCCTCGCGGCGGGCATGGCGCTGATTCTGATGTGCTGGCTGCGTTGCCTGCACCCACCGGCCGGGGCGTTGGCGTTGCTTATGGTGGTGGCAGACCCGGCGACCATTGCCATGGAGTGGAAAGCCCTTGGCCCGGTGATGCTCAGCGCCTCCACCCTGTTGCTCAGCGCCCTCGCCTATAACAACCTGACGCGCATCCGTTACCCCAAACGCGCCAGCGAACCGGCACCCCTGATGATGCCCGTCCCCGACATCCAGGCGATCACTGCCGCGGATCTGAAACTGGCACTTGCCGACATGGAGGCCTTCTACGACGTCACCCCCGAAGACCTCGAGCAACTGATTCATGCCAGCGAGTTGCACGCCAAGCGACGTAGCATCAGAGAGGTATTTTCCAACAAGGGTTGA